From the genome of Spirosomataceae bacterium TFI 002, one region includes:
- a CDS encoding alpha-L-rhamnosidase, protein MRYFKQLLTVILFLNFGLVNKLFANVTDLKPINLRTEYKVNPVIDSSKPRFSWELTSNVRSQYQTGYQILVASSVELLSAGKGDIWNSEKVMSSATNQIEYAGIPLKSRMVCYWKVRSWDKSGQVSSWSSTATFEIGLQSKADWKADWIGNDLNSLGKGAVYHLPPAPFFRKEANVKTGIKKARLYVTSLGLYEFEINGKRIGKDYFTPGWTDYNKRVYYQSYDVTSNIKAGKNAFGAIIADGWFAGYLGYALLVKNPVVRNFYGDVPLLKAQIEIEYTNGQKEIIVTDQSWKTNHGPILEADILNGETYNANLEFSNWSKSGYNDASWKNSTIYQDKPERKIEVYPGNPIQFFQELKAKTVSPRSGGKYVFDLGQNFAGVVRLKVKGNKGDTIRLKYGEVLFPDGEIMTENLRKARAMDTYILKGNPAGETWTPRFTYHGFQYVEVSGFRSTPSLDAITGIVLTSATPEVGSFETDNKMINQLYKNIVWTQRSNYFEVPTDCPQRDERMGWTGDAQAYIQSATYNTDISAFFTKWLVDLNDAQREDFTYPLYAPAPSLRRTDTYSPGWSEAGIICPYTIYKSYGDTRIISQFWPNMVAYLKFMEEKSGGKYIYKEASFEDISPKGGFGDWLSVGKKTPPDMLATMYYGYVASMMSEMAKAIGKKEESAHYDAVFQKIKQAFLNHYTDANGKFKTNSSAYGDGKGYVDGSMGFEGHTQTAYANAIYMNLLAPDHQQKAGEWLVELIKANDNKLSTGFLGVKPLLPSLSSTGNTDEAYKLLLSTEYPSWGFEVVNGANTIWERWNSYIKGKGFENNAGMNSFNHYAFGSVNEWLFCNAAGINNNGLAYDKIIIRPEIAEEGIGLVKAKYHAINGEIESSWKKEGNKVILSVKIPANAKANVFVPTINTESVLENNKSVKSNSDIKIIGYKDMYLNLEIGSGSYEFISEN, encoded by the coding sequence ATGAGGTATTTCAAGCAGTTATTGACTGTGATTTTATTTTTAAACTTTGGATTGGTAAATAAGCTATTCGCAAATGTCACAGATTTAAAACCGATTAATCTTCGAACTGAATATAAAGTCAATCCAGTGATTGATTCATCTAAACCAAGATTTAGTTGGGAACTCACTTCCAATGTAAGGAGTCAATATCAAACTGGGTATCAAATATTGGTAGCTTCAAGTGTCGAGCTTTTGTCGGCAGGAAAAGGAGACATCTGGAATTCGGAAAAAGTAATGTCCAGTGCCACAAACCAAATAGAATATGCAGGCATTCCTTTAAAATCTAGGATGGTGTGTTATTGGAAAGTGAGAAGTTGGGACAAAAGTGGGCAAGTAAGTTCATGGAGTAGCACTGCAACGTTCGAAATAGGATTGCAAAGTAAAGCAGATTGGAAGGCAGATTGGATCGGCAATGATTTGAATTCATTAGGCAAAGGAGCAGTGTATCATTTACCACCGGCACCGTTTTTTAGAAAAGAAGCTAATGTAAAAACAGGAATCAAAAAAGCTAGACTTTACGTGACTTCTTTAGGGCTATACGAGTTCGAAATTAACGGGAAACGAATTGGTAAAGACTATTTCACTCCAGGTTGGACAGATTATAACAAAAGGGTTTATTACCAATCATACGATGTAACTAGCAATATAAAAGCAGGGAAAAATGCCTTTGGAGCCATCATTGCCGATGGTTGGTTTGCAGGTTACCTTGGCTATGCATTATTAGTTAAAAACCCCGTTGTGAGAAATTTTTACGGAGACGTACCACTCCTCAAAGCCCAAATAGAAATTGAATACACAAATGGTCAAAAAGAAATTATTGTTACAGATCAATCTTGGAAAACAAACCATGGACCTATCCTAGAAGCTGATATTTTGAATGGAGAAACTTACAACGCAAATTTAGAATTTAGCAATTGGAGCAAATCAGGTTATAATGATGCTTCTTGGAAAAACAGTACGATTTATCAAGATAAGCCTGAAAGAAAAATTGAAGTGTATCCCGGCAACCCAATTCAGTTTTTTCAGGAATTAAAAGCAAAGACTGTCAGTCCTCGTTCTGGAGGAAAATACGTTTTTGATTTGGGACAAAATTTTGCCGGTGTTGTAAGGCTAAAAGTTAAGGGTAATAAAGGAGACACTATAAGATTAAAATACGGAGAAGTATTATTTCCTGATGGCGAAATAATGACCGAAAACCTTCGCAAAGCACGTGCAATGGATACTTATATTCTAAAGGGAAATCCAGCAGGTGAAACTTGGACACCAAGATTTACCTACCATGGTTTTCAATATGTGGAGGTAAGTGGTTTCAGGAGTACTCCATCTTTGGATGCGATTACTGGCATTGTTTTGACCTCAGCTACACCAGAAGTTGGTTCGTTTGAGACAGACAATAAAATGATCAACCAGTTGTACAAAAACATTGTGTGGACTCAGCGATCTAACTATTTCGAAGTACCTACAGATTGTCCTCAGAGAGACGAACGAATGGGATGGACAGGTGATGCTCAAGCTTACATTCAATCGGCAACTTACAATACAGATATCTCAGCTTTTTTTACAAAATGGTTGGTGGATTTGAATGATGCTCAGCGAGAGGATTTTACATATCCGCTTTATGCACCAGCACCAAGTCTTAGACGCACAGATACCTATTCCCCAGGATGGTCGGAGGCAGGTATCATATGCCCTTACACCATTTATAAAAGCTATGGAGACACTAGGATAATCAGTCAGTTTTGGCCTAATATGGTCGCATATCTCAAATTTATGGAAGAGAAGAGCGGGGGCAAATATATTTACAAAGAAGCCAGTTTTGAAGACATTTCTCCCAAAGGTGGTTTTGGAGATTGGCTTTCAGTAGGAAAGAAAACACCACCAGATATGTTGGCAACCATGTATTATGGTTATGTCGCTTCCATGATGTCCGAAATGGCAAAAGCTATAGGTAAGAAGGAAGAATCGGCACATTATGATGCTGTATTCCAAAAGATAAAACAAGCTTTTCTAAATCACTATACCGATGCGAACGGAAAGTTTAAAACGAATTCTTCTGCTTATGGAGATGGTAAAGGATATGTAGACGGAAGCATGGGTTTCGAGGGGCATACACAAACAGCTTATGCCAATGCCATTTATATGAATTTGTTAGCACCTGATCACCAACAAAAAGCTGGGGAATGGTTGGTGGAGCTAATCAAAGCGAATGACAATAAACTCTCTACAGGTTTCCTAGGAGTAAAGCCATTATTGCCTTCGCTTTCAAGTACGGGCAATACCGACGAGGCTTATAAATTATTGTTAAGTACCGAATACCCTTCTTGGGGTTTTGAGGTTGTAAATGGGGCAAATACCATCTGGGAGAGATGGAATAGCTATATCAAGGGTAAAGGTTTTGAAAATAATGCTGGAATGAATTCATTTAACCATTATGCTTTTGGTTCAGTGAATGAATGGCTTTTTTGCAACGCCGCAGGAATTAATAACAATGGATTGGCTTACGATAAAATAATCATAAGGCCAGAAATTGCCGAAGAAGGAATAGGTCTAGTAAAAGCGAAATACCACGCCATCAATGGAGAAATTGAGTCTTCTTGGAAAAAAGAAGGAAATAAAGTTATTCTCAGTGTTAAAATCCCTGCAAATGCGAAAGCGAACGTGTTTGTACCTACAATAAATACAGAAAGTGTTTTGGAAAACAATAAATCAGTTAAGTCCAACTCGGATATCAAAATAATAGGATACAAAGACATGTACTTAAACTTGGAAATAGGCTCGGGTTCGTACGAATTTATTTCAGAAAACTAA
- a CDS encoding Starch-binding associating with outer membrane has protein sequence MKKITYILSLFLLSSCSSDFLELYPKATLNEGNFYQTDVEFTLLANGCYVPLRDNEKSNHWILSELISDNSSFQNNVRTGEASKGIIDQFILISNNIAYANYWNISYNGITRCNKLLNELERTDVAWSKPSLKDRSGGEALFLRALYYFNLVRQYGGVPLVLEPVTSQEAVGIKRSTEAQVYDSIINDLKLAATLLGKAKDVEENGRANEMSAIALLGKVYLTTGKYAEAETALKSVVASGKYELLNDYADVFNPSKKDYKETIFAVQYSENSAELANNFIFTFAPHTSGGAVTQRPNVNIVGAGWNQPTNDLINAFEAGDKRKDVSIAFWNGIDWDNIVRPIPYCAKFKPPISAPDNRCGDNFPILRYSDVLLMLAETMNEQGKTAEAIPFVQQVRTRAGLTEPITALSKDLLSKLIAKERQVEFCFENQRWYDLKRTGKAIEVMTAHGLREKALKTFLYPEAYAIDPNKLLAPIPVNEIAINKLVQNPGY, from the coding sequence ATGAAAAAAATAACATATATACTTTCTCTTTTTCTTCTTTCGAGTTGCTCTAGCGACTTTTTGGAATTGTATCCAAAGGCAACGCTGAATGAAGGAAATTTTTATCAAACGGATGTAGAATTCACATTATTAGCAAATGGATGTTACGTCCCACTGCGTGATAATGAGAAAAGCAACCACTGGATTTTGTCCGAGTTAATATCAGACAATTCGAGCTTTCAAAACAACGTACGTACCGGTGAAGCCTCTAAGGGAATCATTGACCAGTTCATTTTGATAAGTAATAACATAGCTTACGCCAACTATTGGAATATTTCATATAATGGAATAACTCGTTGCAATAAGCTATTGAATGAACTAGAAAGAACAGACGTAGCATGGTCTAAGCCATCATTGAAAGATCGCAGTGGAGGAGAGGCTTTATTCTTAAGAGCCTTATACTACTTTAATTTAGTAAGACAATACGGTGGAGTACCATTGGTTTTGGAACCAGTAACTTCTCAAGAGGCGGTAGGAATCAAGCGTTCTACTGAAGCCCAAGTGTACGATAGTATCATCAATGACTTGAAACTAGCTGCAACATTATTGGGCAAGGCCAAAGATGTAGAGGAAAATGGACGAGCAAATGAAATGTCGGCTATTGCCTTATTGGGTAAGGTTTATCTTACAACAGGAAAATACGCAGAAGCAGAAACAGCACTAAAATCGGTAGTGGCTTCTGGCAAGTATGAACTTTTAAATGACTACGCTGATGTGTTTAATCCTTCTAAGAAAGATTACAAGGAGACAATTTTTGCGGTTCAATACTCTGAAAACAGTGCGGAATTAGCAAATAACTTCATTTTTACATTTGCTCCTCACACTTCTGGTGGTGCGGTTACGCAGCGTCCAAATGTAAATATCGTAGGTGCAGGATGGAATCAACCAACCAATGATTTGATAAATGCTTTTGAAGCTGGGGACAAAAGAAAAGATGTTTCAATAGCTTTTTGGAATGGAATAGATTGGGATAATATTGTTCGTCCTATTCCTTATTGTGCGAAGTTCAAGCCACCAATTTCAGCTCCAGATAATCGTTGTGGTGATAACTTCCCTATTCTACGTTACTCCGATGTTTTATTAATGCTTGCCGAAACCATGAATGAGCAAGGGAAAACTGCCGAAGCTATACCATTTGTACAACAAGTGAGAACAAGAGCAGGATTGACAGAGCCAATTACAGCCTTGAGTAAGGACCTTCTTAGTAAACTTATTGCGAAAGAAAGACAAGTGGAATTCTGTTTTGAGAATCAGCGTTGGTATGACCTAAAACGTACAGGAAAGGCGATAGAAGTAATGACGGCACATGGATTAAGGGAGAAAGCCCTAAAGACATTTTTGTACCCTGAAGCTTACGCTATTGACCCAAACAAACTTTTGGCACCAATTCCAGTGAATGAAATTGCAATTAACAAACTGGTACAAAACCCAGGATATTGA
- a CDS encoding TonB-linked outer membrane protein, SusC/RagA family, which yields MTKYSTKQKLLLFMKINLIQIFLAVVFAANAVALPINAQELLKEKVTISLNKGSMKTLLKSIEKQSNVLFSYKKELLENEDPISLDVKNEKVEDVLRKVLLPRNIKFENMGGRQVILFRTQKMGLEVIEEIPNNKAKLASYIPADITIRGTVSDDTGELLPGVSVVVKGTTRGGSTNSLGEYTIAVPDAKTVLVFSFVGYEPKEVLVGNQTQIDVKLFSDIKTLGEVVVVGYGTQKSKDLTGAVATIDQAIIKDLPVASVDQKMIGQVAGVQIQQPSGSPGGGTSIRIRGSGSLGAGNEPLYVIDGLPYTAGLSTDFNPLSLINPNDIESISILKDASSTAIFGSRGANGVIMITTKKGSYNSLKVNVSSMRGVQNVPQKGRPLLMNQQEFVDLQRNKIDIAVKRAENRATTINDYPLEYQNPSQLVGDGTDWYDLLLRTASIQDHNISIQKGTQDSRMNLNLGYYNQEGVVQYTGLERFSANLSFESNISKTVTVGASLQPTFINQNRTNTNSNRGDIIGIANWANPVLSPYDESGNLVPYLQSPSSKYHSAWSFPNPLFALRETVQLQQQFQNLGSTFLEWDIIPNLKARTSLSTIWATSKYNQFNPSTVGSPNIPPVAGTGRSSNARADNFNWLIENTLTYNKTINKHRFNVLAGYTTQKNTESSISLSASPYSNDLIETINGAQAINSWGESANEWSIISYLGRINYAFNDRYLLTVSMRSDGSSRFGVNNRYATFPSVAGAWRISDEPFLKDNPLINSLKIRTSYGKSGNNNIGNYSHLASINPGAYVFGGNQVSASYVGIANPNLTWEESDQIDAGLDGDFFNYRLSMSLDFYNRKSANMLLNDVIPAITGFNSQIVNKGTVRNRGVELSLGGTPVTGDFNWDVNFNIAFNRNKVLSINDNGDRILSGNNDNNPTHVTEVGLPIGNFFGFVLEGVYTAQDLEDPNLVKTAQVYEGNTKYKDVNGDGIVSDFLDYTIIGNPQPKFIYGFSNSFSYKRLTLGVIMNGQYGGQVMNGLRQTTDNLQGFFNVSKVWVDRWKSPEEPGAGNLYGVPKLTPSWGHRVNTLWVEDATFLRISNVSLGYTLPEDLVKKTNFVKSCRIYLTGNNLVTYTKYSGANPEGQSRNIDNTLSPGFDMSSYPLARTTSVGLNLSF from the coding sequence ATGACTAAATATAGTACTAAACAAAAATTGCTTTTGTTTATGAAGATCAATTTAATACAGATATTTCTCGCCGTAGTCTTTGCGGCAAATGCAGTTGCACTGCCCATAAATGCTCAAGAACTACTAAAAGAGAAAGTGACTATTTCACTGAATAAGGGTAGTATGAAGACTTTGTTGAAGTCTATTGAGAAGCAGTCAAATGTATTGTTTTCGTATAAAAAGGAGCTTTTAGAAAATGAAGATCCTATCAGTCTTGATGTTAAAAATGAAAAAGTGGAAGATGTGCTCCGAAAAGTACTGCTTCCAAGAAATATCAAGTTTGAAAACATGGGTGGCAGACAAGTTATCTTGTTTAGAACTCAAAAAATGGGTTTGGAAGTAATTGAAGAAATTCCGAATAATAAAGCTAAACTAGCAAGTTATATTCCCGCTGATATTACCATTAGAGGTACTGTGAGTGACGATACAGGCGAGTTACTACCCGGTGTAAGTGTTGTGGTAAAAGGGACAACTCGTGGAGGAAGTACAAATTCACTAGGAGAGTATACAATTGCAGTTCCAGATGCCAAGACAGTTCTTGTTTTTAGCTTCGTAGGTTATGAACCTAAAGAGGTATTAGTAGGAAACCAGACTCAAATAGATGTTAAGCTTTTTTCTGATATTAAAACCCTAGGTGAGGTAGTTGTCGTGGGTTATGGTACTCAAAAATCTAAGGATTTAACAGGTGCTGTTGCAACAATAGATCAAGCTATAATAAAAGATTTACCAGTAGCATCCGTAGATCAAAAAATGATTGGTCAAGTTGCTGGTGTTCAGATTCAGCAACCATCTGGATCTCCAGGAGGAGGAACTTCAATTAGAATTAGAGGAAGTGGGTCGCTAGGAGCTGGAAATGAGCCTTTGTATGTAATTGATGGTTTGCCTTACACAGCTGGCTTGAGCACTGACTTTAATCCATTGTCACTTATTAATCCAAATGACATAGAGTCAATTTCTATTCTCAAAGATGCTTCTTCTACAGCCATTTTTGGTTCTCGTGGTGCAAATGGTGTAATCATGATTACTACCAAAAAAGGAAGCTACAATAGCTTAAAAGTGAATGTTTCTTCCATGCGAGGAGTGCAAAATGTTCCACAAAAAGGGAGGCCACTTTTAATGAATCAGCAAGAGTTTGTTGACTTGCAACGTAACAAAATTGACATAGCAGTTAAGCGAGCAGAAAACAGAGCAACCACGATCAATGACTATCCGCTCGAATATCAAAATCCATCTCAATTGGTGGGCGATGGTACGGACTGGTACGATTTATTGCTACGCACGGCTTCTATTCAAGATCACAATATTAGTATTCAAAAAGGAACACAAGATTCTCGTATGAATCTAAACTTGGGTTACTACAATCAAGAAGGGGTAGTGCAGTACACTGGTCTTGAGCGTTTCAGTGCAAACCTTTCTTTTGAGTCGAACATATCAAAAACTGTTACAGTAGGAGCTTCTTTGCAGCCTACTTTTATCAATCAAAACAGAACCAATACAAACTCAAACCGTGGTGATATCATTGGGATAGCCAACTGGGCAAATCCTGTTTTGAGTCCTTACGATGAGAGCGGAAATCTTGTTCCATATTTGCAATCTCCATCTAGTAAGTATCATTCTGCTTGGAGTTTTCCAAATCCACTTTTCGCATTGCGTGAAACGGTTCAATTGCAACAACAATTCCAAAATCTTGGGTCTACTTTTCTTGAGTGGGATATCATTCCTAACCTAAAAGCAAGAACATCGCTGAGTACAATTTGGGCAACGTCTAAATACAATCAGTTCAATCCAAGTACAGTAGGGTCACCAAACATTCCTCCTGTTGCCGGTACTGGAAGGTCATCAAATGCGAGGGCTGATAATTTTAACTGGTTGATAGAGAATACACTGACATACAACAAGACAATCAACAAACATAGATTCAATGTATTGGCTGGTTATACGACTCAGAAAAACACCGAAAGTAGCATTAGCTTATCCGCGTCGCCCTATTCCAATGACTTGATTGAGACGATCAACGGAGCACAGGCAATAAACTCTTGGGGAGAGTCGGCAAATGAGTGGAGTATCATTTCTTATTTGGGAAGGATCAATTATGCTTTTAACGACAGGTATTTACTTACCGTTTCTATGCGTTCTGATGGTTCCTCTCGATTTGGAGTCAATAATAGATATGCAACTTTCCCTTCTGTGGCAGGTGCATGGCGAATTTCTGACGAGCCTTTCTTAAAAGACAATCCATTAATTAATAGTCTGAAAATAAGAACTAGCTATGGTAAAAGTGGAAATAACAACATCGGAAATTATTCACATTTAGCGTCTATTAATCCAGGTGCATATGTATTCGGTGGGAATCAAGTTTCTGCTTCATATGTAGGTATTGCAAACCCAAATTTAACATGGGAAGAGTCTGATCAAATTGATGCTGGACTCGATGGTGACTTTTTCAATTATAGACTATCTATGAGTTTGGATTTCTACAACAGGAAAAGTGCTAATATGCTTCTGAACGACGTAATTCCTGCTATTACTGGTTTTAACTCACAGATCGTGAACAAGGGAACCGTTCGTAACCGTGGAGTTGAATTATCTCTTGGTGGTACGCCAGTTACCGGTGATTTTAATTGGGATGTGAATTTTAATATTGCTTTTAACCGCAATAAAGTACTTTCTATCAATGATAACGGAGACAGAATTTTGTCTGGAAATAATGACAACAATCCTACTCACGTTACAGAGGTTGGTTTGCCAATTGGTAACTTTTTCGGATTTGTGTTAGAAGGAGTTTATACAGCTCAAGATTTGGAAGATCCTAATTTGGTAAAAACAGCTCAAGTATATGAAGGAAATACCAAGTACAAAGATGTTAACGGAGATGGAATCGTAAGTGATTTCTTGGATTATACCATTATTGGTAACCCTCAGCCAAAGTTCATCTATGGTTTCTCAAATTCCTTCTCTTACAAGAGATTGACTTTGGGTGTGATTATGAATGGTCAATATGGTGGTCAGGTTATGAATGGTTTAAGACAGACAACCGACAACCTACAAGGTTTTTTCAATGTTAGTAAGGTATGGGTTGATCGTTGGAAAAGTCCAGAAGAGCCAGGTGCAGGTAACTTATATGGTGTTCCAAAACTTACGCCAAGCTGGGGTCACCGTGTAAATACGCTGTGGGTTGAAGACGCTACTTTCTTAAGAATTTCAAATGTGTCATTGGGCTATACATTGCCAGAGGATTTGGTGAAGAAAACCAACTTTGTCAAAAGCTGTAGAATTTACCTAACAGGCAATAATTTAGTTACTTATACCAAGTATAGCGGAGCAAATCCGGAAGGGCAATCAAGGAATATTGACAATACTTTATCTCCTGGATTTGACATGTCATCTTACCCACTTGCTCGTACAACATCTGTTGGGCTCAATCTTTCATTTTAA
- a CDS encoding Sigma-70 region 2: MRTSEINIVSNNFAKEQDQVLWIEMLSGNKIAFEAIYNQYFTALINYGFKISKSENLTEDAIQEVFINIWNKRSTLPEVKEVKFYLFRSLKNRLIRSLENDIIQKSEDIDTYLDFLISVSEEEKKIDSENSERSIETLQKAISYLPIRQQEVINLKYNHDFTLDEIARLMDVNKQSVSNLLFRSYATLRSILKNIMIPIFILKIFGL; the protein is encoded by the coding sequence TTGAGAACCTCGGAAATAAATATTGTTAGTAATAACTTTGCCAAAGAGCAAGATCAAGTCCTGTGGATTGAAATGCTCTCAGGAAATAAAATAGCTTTTGAAGCTATCTATAATCAATATTTTACGGCATTAATAAATTATGGTTTTAAGATCTCAAAGAGTGAAAACCTTACAGAGGATGCTATTCAGGAGGTTTTTATTAATATTTGGAATAAGCGAAGCACTCTTCCCGAAGTTAAAGAAGTGAAGTTTTATCTTTTTCGATCTCTTAAAAATAGGTTGATCAGGAGTTTAGAAAACGACATCATTCAAAAATCAGAAGACATAGACACTTATTTAGACTTTCTGATAAGTGTATCAGAAGAAGAAAAGAAAATAGATTCCGAAAATTCGGAGCGAAGTATAGAAACACTTCAAAAAGCAATTTCATACCTACCAATACGACAGCAAGAAGTAATTAACCTAAAATACAACCATGATTTCACCTTGGACGAAATTGCCAGGTTAATGGATGTCAACAAGCAATCGGTGAGTAATTTACTCTTTCGATCCTACGCAACATTGCGATCAATCCTCAAAAACATAATGATTCCAATATTTATTTTAAAAATATTTGGACTTTAG
- a CDS encoding SH3-like domain-containing protein: protein METKYGFTKMSVSEFETWISNQRVGRTIIYLQQHHTYIPTYQNFTGSNHFEMQVGMKNHHVVYNGWNDIGQHFSVFPDGMILTGRNLEFTPACILGNNSNAICIENIGNFDTGNDQMTTLQQDSIVRLSAAICKKFSIPIDSNKIVYHHWFNLSTGERNNGTAFNKSCPGTSFFGGNKVADCEANFLPLVQQALTGGITPNPIQPIKYAIVTAQSLNVRVGPDWRLNKATDREAIIIGSIIRVYEEQNGWYRISSSQQHWVSGRYTDDVRRALVNASTLNVRSGPSTSFSKVGSFMKGQEVFIIESVNGWCRISMDNKWVKDNYLDF from the coding sequence ATGGAAACCAAATATGGATTTACCAAAATGTCAGTTTCGGAATTTGAAACTTGGATTAGCAACCAAAGGGTAGGTAGAACCATCATCTATTTGCAGCAACACCACACCTATATTCCGACCTACCAAAACTTCACTGGTTCCAATCATTTTGAAATGCAAGTGGGGATGAAAAACCACCATGTGGTGTACAACGGATGGAATGACATCGGGCAACATTTCTCCGTTTTTCCTGATGGTATGATTCTAACTGGTAGAAATCTCGAATTTACTCCTGCGTGTATTTTGGGTAACAACTCCAATGCGATTTGTATTGAAAACATAGGGAATTTCGATACCGGAAATGATCAAATGACCACCTTGCAGCAAGATTCCATTGTTCGCTTAAGTGCTGCAATATGTAAGAAGTTTAGTATTCCCATTGACTCAAATAAAATTGTCTACCACCACTGGTTCAATCTCTCAACTGGTGAAAGAAACAACGGAACAGCCTTCAACAAATCATGCCCGGGCACTTCTTTTTTTGGTGGAAATAAGGTTGCAGATTGTGAAGCCAATTTTTTACCCTTAGTTCAGCAAGCTTTGACTGGAGGAATAACTCCCAATCCTATTCAACCTATAAAATATGCCATCGTAACTGCTCAAAGCCTCAATGTGAGAGTTGGTCCCGATTGGAGACTTAACAAAGCAACGGATCGTGAGGCTATAATCATTGGCTCTATCATTAGGGTTTATGAAGAGCAAAACGGTTGGTATCGCATTTCCTCCTCACAGCAACATTGGGTTTCTGGGCGATATACCGACGATGTTCGCAGAGCATTGGTAAATGCAAGCACGTTAAATGTAAGAAGCGGCCCAAGTACTTCATTTTCTAAAGTAGGTTCATTTATGAAAGGTCAGGAAGTGTTCATTATTGAAAGTGTCAATGGTTGGTGTCGCATCAGTATGGACAACAAATGGGTGAAGGATAACTACTTGGATTTTTGA
- a CDS encoding Peroxiredoxin, with amino-acid sequence MIENQFRYSDRMIFFNLSMKNITFILLFFVSILSTAFAEDRKTLSVGEKAPSFNLKGVDDKMYSLENFKEAKLLVILFTCNHCPTAQAYEDRAIAYAAKYKDKGVQLVAISPNADNAVRFDELGYSDLGDSFEEMKIRSKDKGYNFPYLYDGATQEVANAYGPVATPHVFVFDQNRILQYVGRIDNDEHIGKATKHDLVAATDALLAGKKLETPTTKTFGCSVKWAEKTEWKDQEVLSWAKEPVSVSVANLDELKKVKANKESGKYRLINLWATWCGPCVAEFKSLVETERMYRGRDFDFVTISMDAPEVEPKVLKFLTKKFASNKNYIFNGNKYDLIEVIDPEWQGALPYTVLISPEGEILYKQMGMIDILELRKAIVEQIGRYYP; translated from the coding sequence TTGATTGAAAACCAATTTAGGTATTCGGATAGGATGATCTTCTTCAATCTATCTATGAAAAATATAACATTCATTCTGCTGTTTTTTGTCTCGATACTTTCCACTGCTTTTGCTGAGGATCGCAAAACACTTTCGGTAGGAGAAAAGGCTCCAAGCTTTAACCTCAAAGGAGTGGATGACAAGATGTATTCACTTGAAAATTTTAAAGAAGCGAAGCTGCTGGTAATTCTTTTTACTTGTAACCATTGCCCTACCGCCCAAGCTTACGAAGATAGAGCAATTGCCTATGCTGCAAAGTACAAAGACAAGGGTGTTCAGTTGGTGGCAATTAGCCCTAATGCAGATAATGCAGTTCGTTTTGATGAATTGGGTTACTCCGACCTTGGAGATAGTTTCGAAGAAATGAAAATAAGGTCAAAAGATAAAGGCTATAACTTTCCTTATTTATATGATGGTGCAACACAAGAAGTTGCAAATGCTTACGGACCGGTTGCAACTCCTCATGTTTTTGTTTTTGATCAAAATAGAATCTTACAATATGTAGGTAGAATTGACAACGATGAGCACATAGGAAAAGCCACAAAGCACGATCTTGTGGCAGCGACAGATGCCCTCTTGGCAGGTAAAAAACTAGAAACCCCTACAACCAAAACCTTTGGCTGTTCGGTAAAATGGGCAGAAAAAACGGAATGGAAAGACCAAGAGGTTCTTAGCTGGGCAAAAGAACCAGTTAGCGTAAGTGTGGCTAACCTAGATGAGCTAAAAAAAGTAAAAGCCAATAAAGAAAGCGGAAAATATAGACTGATAAACCTGTGGGCAACTTGGTGTGGTCCATGCGTTGCGGAGTTCAAGAGCTTGGTAGAAACAGAGCGAATGTACCGTGGCAGAGACTTCGACTTTGTAACTATTTCCATGGATGCACCGGAGGTAGAACCTAAGGTGTTGAAATTTTTGACCAAGAAATTCGCTTCAAATAAAAACTACATTTTCAATGGAAATAAATACGATCTCATAGAAGTCATTGACCCTGAGTGGCAAGGGGCTTTGCCTTACACAGTGTTGATTTCTCCCGAAGGTGAAATTCTATACAAACAAATGGGAATGATTGATATTTTGGAACTGCGAAAGGCAATTGTAGAGCAGATTGGGAGGTATTATCCGTAA